In one window of Micromonospora cathayae DNA:
- a CDS encoding LysE family translocator yields MIVSGAFLLSSLLVIASPGPDSALVVHRVVRAGRRAPAYLTMAGILTAGTLHATLAVVGVAELLDRHPEQLTALRWAGALGLFGWGAVILVASVRTRAAAPTTAPARPRLHPYWQGVLCTGTNPKVGVFLLAFLPQFVPAGVPPDRAMTVLAAVYLSLAAVWLVTLTETTHRLRRRVDRPGLLRAVELVTGVLFMGFAVRMALVS; encoded by the coding sequence ATGATCGTCAGCGGCGCGTTCCTGCTCAGTTCGCTGCTGGTCATCGCCAGCCCCGGGCCGGACTCGGCGCTCGTCGTGCACCGGGTGGTACGCGCCGGTCGGCGGGCACCGGCCTACCTGACCATGGCCGGCATCCTGACCGCCGGCACCCTGCACGCCACCCTCGCCGTCGTCGGCGTTGCCGAGTTGCTCGACCGGCATCCCGAGCAGCTCACCGCGCTGCGCTGGGCCGGCGCGCTCGGCCTGTTCGGCTGGGGCGCGGTGATCCTGGTGGCCTCGGTACGGACCCGGGCGGCCGCGCCGACGACCGCGCCGGCCCGGCCGAGGCTGCACCCGTACTGGCAGGGGGTGCTCTGCACCGGCACCAACCCCAAGGTCGGCGTCTTCCTGCTCGCCTTCCTGCCGCAGTTCGTGCCCGCCGGGGTCCCGCCCGACCGGGCCATGACGGTGCTGGCCGCCGTCTACCTCAGCCTGGCTGCGGTGTGGTTGGTGACCCTGACGGAGACCACCCACCGGCTGCGCCGGCGCGTCGACCGGCCGGGTCTCCTCCGCGCGGTCGAACTGGTGACCGGGGTGCTGTTCATGGGCTTCGCCGTCCGGATGGCCCTGGTGAGCTGA
- a CDS encoding ATP-grasp domain-containing protein → MSSDQPDARPTYLYPAGPAVIVDPYSSGALYAPALTAAGVPVVAVLSAPQPPEVYAASYRPHDFAETVVVTGDTGPAVTRLRELRPRCVLPGTESGVEVADAIAPLVVPERANVPGLAAARRHKGEMAAAVRRAGLPVPAQLCTADPDEVARWLVASGLTGRDLVIKPPKSAGTDGVTRVRAGGDWRAAFFGLLGTRNQLGIPNDRVLVQEYVSGDEYVVDTFSHDGRHTVADVCRYRKIDNGGHMAVYESMDWLPPDAPEVTEVVAYARAVLDAVGLRFGAAHTEIMRTPDGCRLIEVAARPHGGGHPRFCRVATGDSQLDRAVRHLTGGTVPTGYTLRRHVRVVFLISRAAGTVTNAEILDGVHTVPSLLHASIGVRTGDRIEVTTDLFGSLDLGFAVLAHEDPAVVEADHRRIRQLEGGLRVRPADDDRRTGVARR, encoded by the coding sequence GTGAGCAGCGACCAGCCCGACGCGCGCCCGACGTACCTCTATCCGGCCGGCCCGGCGGTGATCGTCGACCCGTACTCGTCGGGCGCGCTGTACGCGCCGGCCCTCACCGCCGCCGGTGTGCCGGTGGTCGCGGTGCTCAGCGCCCCGCAGCCGCCGGAGGTCTACGCCGCGTCGTACCGGCCGCACGACTTCGCCGAGACCGTCGTCGTCACCGGCGACACCGGACCGGCCGTGACCCGGCTCCGCGAGTTGCGCCCCCGGTGCGTCCTGCCCGGCACCGAGTCCGGCGTGGAGGTGGCGGACGCCATCGCCCCGCTCGTGGTACCGGAACGGGCCAACGTGCCCGGCCTCGCCGCGGCCCGACGCCACAAGGGCGAGATGGCCGCGGCGGTGCGACGGGCCGGCCTGCCGGTGCCCGCCCAGCTCTGCACCGCCGACCCGGACGAGGTCGCCCGATGGCTCGTCGCCTCCGGGCTCACCGGCCGGGACCTGGTCATCAAGCCGCCCAAGAGCGCCGGCACCGACGGTGTCACCCGGGTCCGGGCCGGCGGCGACTGGCGCGCGGCGTTCTTCGGGCTGCTCGGTACGCGCAACCAGCTCGGTATCCCCAACGACCGCGTCCTGGTGCAGGAGTACGTCAGCGGCGACGAGTACGTCGTCGACACGTTCAGCCACGACGGCAGGCACACCGTGGCCGACGTGTGCCGCTACCGCAAGATCGACAACGGTGGGCACATGGCCGTCTACGAGAGCATGGACTGGTTGCCCCCGGACGCCCCGGAGGTGACCGAGGTGGTGGCGTACGCCCGTGCCGTCCTCGACGCCGTCGGCCTCCGGTTCGGTGCCGCGCACACCGAGATCATGCGTACCCCGGACGGGTGCCGGCTCATCGAGGTCGCGGCCCGACCGCACGGCGGCGGGCACCCCCGCTTCTGCCGGGTCGCCACCGGGGACAGCCAGCTCGACCGGGCGGTCCGTCACCTCACCGGCGGCACCGTCCCGACCGGCTACACGCTGCGCCGCCACGTGCGGGTGGTGTTCCTGATCAGCCGGGCCGCCGGGACGGTCACCAACGCCGAGATCCTCGACGGTGTCCACACCGTACCGAGCCTGCTGCACGCGTCGATCGGCGTACGCACCGGCGACCGGATCGAGGTCACCACGGACCTCTTCGGCAGCCTGGACCTCGGTTTCGCGGTCCTCGCCCACGAGGACCCGGCCGTCGTCGAGGCCGACCACCGGCGGATCCGGCAGCTGGAGGGCGGGCTGCGGGTCCGCCCGGCCGACGACGACCGGCGGACCGGGGTGGCCCGTCGATGA
- a CDS encoding 50S ribosomal protein L11 methyltransferase, giving the protein MARLAAATSRMLAQLAADPASEAIPDEARNLIPRWHFAMLNDHERNDALAVALERQIVSGSRVLDIGSGTGLLAMMAIRAGAAHVTSCETNPVMAEIAREIVADHGMSDVITIVPKRSTDLVVGRDLPEPVDFLVSEIVDCGLIGEGILPTISHAREQLLAPGGQMLPRSARLLGCLVESPVVMSLNQTGTAAGFDVRQLNTVATRGHFPVRLNTWPHRIVSDVVELASFDLAHGTLADGSSDVRLTTTERGTAHALVAWFEMDLGAGVVIRNSPDNLRSHWMQALVPIGDPLAVSAGDRVALTLTWHGTRLGATTHHPADPAPED; this is encoded by the coding sequence ATGGCCAGGCTGGCCGCCGCCACCAGCAGAATGCTGGCCCAACTGGCCGCCGATCCGGCCAGTGAAGCAATTCCGGACGAGGCCCGGAACCTGATTCCGCGCTGGCACTTCGCCATGCTCAACGACCATGAGCGAAACGACGCCCTGGCCGTGGCCCTGGAACGGCAGATCGTGTCGGGCAGTCGGGTGCTCGACATCGGCTCCGGAACCGGGTTGCTCGCCATGATGGCGATCCGCGCCGGTGCCGCCCACGTGACCAGTTGCGAGACCAACCCGGTGATGGCGGAGATCGCCCGCGAGATCGTCGCCGACCACGGCATGTCGGACGTGATCACCATCGTTCCCAAACGCTCGACCGATCTGGTGGTCGGACGCGACCTGCCGGAACCGGTCGACTTCCTCGTCTCCGAGATCGTGGACTGCGGGCTCATCGGCGAGGGAATCCTGCCGACGATCTCCCACGCCCGGGAGCAACTCCTCGCCCCCGGAGGTCAGATGCTGCCCCGGTCGGCCCGGCTGCTGGGTTGCCTGGTCGAGAGCCCGGTGGTGATGAGCCTGAACCAGACCGGGACCGCGGCCGGCTTCGACGTCCGGCAGCTCAACACCGTCGCCACCCGGGGCCACTTCCCGGTCCGGCTGAACACCTGGCCACACCGGATCGTTTCGGACGTGGTGGAGCTGGCCAGCTTCGACCTGGCCCACGGCACGCTGGCCGACGGCAGCTCCGACGTACGTCTGACCACCACCGAACGGGGCACGGCGCACGCCCTGGTCGCCTGGTTCGAGATGGACCTCGGTGCCGGCGTGGTCATCCGCAACTCACCGGACAACCTGCGCTCCCACTGGATGCAGGCGCTCGTGCCGATCGGCGACCCGCTCGCGGTGTCCGCCGGTGACCGCGTCGCACTCACCCTGACCTGGCACGGCACCCGCCTCGGTGCCACCACCCACCACCCCGCCGACCCGGCCCCGGAGGACTGA
- a CDS encoding rhodanese-like domain-containing protein, whose amino-acid sequence MTMTPTGPRTLDAATLRELIDSGRAPRLLDVRTPAEFETAHIPGSYNVPLDLLREHRAELRDHLDEQVVLICRSGARASQAEQSLADVGLPRLKVLTGGILAWQAAHAPVVEGRRRWDLERQVRLVAGSIVLASVLGSVFVPGLVWVAGLIGAGLTVAALTDTCALGMLLGRLPYNRGASCDLDTVVGQLRVGPVPGSRA is encoded by the coding sequence ATGACCATGACCCCCACCGGCCCACGGACGCTGGACGCCGCGACGCTGCGCGAGCTGATCGACTCCGGCCGCGCCCCCCGCCTGCTCGACGTCCGTACCCCCGCCGAGTTCGAGACCGCGCACATCCCCGGCTCCTACAACGTGCCGCTCGACCTGCTCCGGGAACACCGGGCGGAGCTACGCGACCACCTCGACGAGCAGGTCGTGCTGATCTGCCGCTCCGGGGCCCGCGCCAGCCAGGCCGAGCAGTCCCTCGCCGACGTCGGACTGCCCCGCCTGAAGGTCCTCACCGGTGGCATCCTGGCCTGGCAGGCCGCCCACGCCCCGGTCGTCGAGGGCCGACGCCGGTGGGATCTCGAACGCCAGGTCCGGTTGGTGGCCGGGTCGATCGTGCTGGCCAGCGTCCTCGGCTCGGTGTTCGTCCCCGGGCTGGTGTGGGTGGCCGGCCTGATCGGCGCGGGGCTCACCGTCGCCGCGCTGACCGACACCTGCGCGCTGGGCATGCTGCTCGGCCGGCTGCCCTACAACCGTGGCGCGAGCTGCGACCTGGACACCGTCGTCGGCCAACTCCGGGTGGGGCCGGTCCCCGGATCGCGGGCATGA
- a CDS encoding Rieske 2Fe-2S domain-containing protein, whose translation MPVLTFAAEGAGNCVVVRDSAYVFARTAKGSFVLPAGCPHRGGPLHLATFDGGTRLICPWHERATSVTRAVRTGIPAVRRGRVVTAVFPGPADLPHTVEYRPVSPCLTAGRSGTDRPRTDRREPR comes from the coding sequence ATGCCTGTCCTGACGTTCGCCGCCGAGGGGGCCGGCAACTGCGTCGTGGTACGCGACTCGGCATACGTGTTCGCGCGGACCGCGAAGGGATCGTTCGTCCTGCCGGCCGGTTGTCCGCACCGGGGCGGCCCACTGCACCTGGCCACCTTCGACGGCGGCACCCGTCTGATCTGCCCCTGGCACGAACGGGCCACCTCGGTGACCCGGGCCGTCCGGACCGGAATCCCGGCCGTCCGACGCGGCCGGGTGGTCACCGCGGTGTTCCCCGGCCCGGCGGACCTGCCGCACACCGTCGAGTACCGCCCGGTGTCCCCGTGCCTGACGGCCGGCCGCTCCGGCACGGACCGACCGCGTACCGACCGACGGGAGCCCCGGTGA
- a CDS encoding sulfite exporter TauE/SafE family protein — protein sequence MTGGLALTAGLALLIGVSLGLLGGGGSILAVPLLVYVADLPVREAIATSLLVVGVTSAVGVLPHARAGHIRWRTGLLFGVAGMAGAYAGGRLAVFVPAGLLLTGFALMMLATAAAMIRGRRGNPGRPVPPELPVFRVVLDGVVVGLVTGLVGAGGGFLVVPALALLGGLSMPVAVGTSLVVIAMKSLAGLAGYLSDVSVNWTLAAVVAAAAVVGSLLGGRLTGRIPEDLLRRAFGWFVVLMGGFVLVQQLPEAARVRPLGWVALGLVLAVAAGGTVRHRRRGRHTTGRTVPAAHR from the coding sequence ATGACCGGCGGTCTCGCGCTGACCGCCGGGCTGGCCCTGCTCATCGGGGTCAGCCTCGGCCTGCTCGGCGGTGGTGGCTCGATCCTCGCCGTACCGCTGCTGGTCTACGTCGCCGACCTGCCGGTGCGGGAGGCCATCGCCACCTCGCTGCTCGTCGTCGGGGTCACCAGCGCGGTCGGTGTGCTGCCGCACGCACGGGCCGGCCACATCCGCTGGCGTACCGGGCTGCTCTTCGGCGTGGCCGGCATGGCCGGCGCGTACGCCGGGGGCCGGCTGGCCGTCTTCGTGCCGGCCGGCCTGCTGCTCACCGGATTCGCGCTGATGATGCTGGCCACCGCCGCCGCGATGATCCGGGGTCGGCGCGGGAACCCGGGCCGGCCGGTGCCGCCCGAGCTGCCGGTGTTCCGGGTGGTCCTCGACGGTGTCGTGGTCGGCCTGGTCACCGGGCTGGTCGGGGCCGGCGGTGGTTTCCTGGTGGTGCCCGCCCTGGCCCTGCTCGGTGGCCTGTCGATGCCGGTCGCGGTGGGCACCTCGCTGGTCGTGATCGCGATGAAGTCCCTCGCCGGCCTGGCCGGATACCTCTCCGACGTCAGCGTGAACTGGACCCTGGCGGCCGTGGTGGCCGCCGCCGCCGTGGTCGGCAGCCTGCTCGGGGGTCGGCTCACCGGCCGGATCCCCGAGGATCTGCTCCGCCGGGCGTTCGGCTGGTTCGTCGTGCTGATGGGCGGCTTCGTGCTCGTCCAGCAGCTGCCCGAGGCGGCGCGGGTCCGTCCGCTGGGGTGGGTCGCGCTCGGGCTGGTCCTCGCGGTGGCGGCCGGCGGAACCGTCCGGCACCGCCGCCGGGGCCGGCACACCACCGGCCGGACCGTCCCGGCCGCCCACCGCTGA
- a CDS encoding NAD(P)/FAD-dependent oxidoreductase, giving the protein MADRTHVVVIGGGYAGVMAANRLTRRDDVAVTLVNPRRTFVERIRLHQLVGGSDDAVVDFREVLADSVRLTVDQVTRIDTAGRRLTLASGGTVGYDYLIYAVGSGSATPEVPGVAEYAHPVTSLEEAQRLREVVAAAPPTTPVAVVGAGPSGIETAAELAEAGRTVTLVCGGTLGPYLHPRARRSVARRLAALGVTVVDGPDTTVTAVTADAVHLRDGREVPATVTVWTAGFGVPDLAARSGLSTDTLGRLRTDETLTSVDDVRVVAAGDSAAPSDLPFRMSCQAAMQMGPQAAETVLSRIAGGQPAPVDVGFAGQCLSLGRRAGLMQLARRNDTVTVLHLGGRTGARLKEFVVRNIVAQLAYEARRPGRRNRWIRDGRRRAALRSRQGAAPVTVDRVA; this is encoded by the coding sequence ATGGCTGACAGGACCCACGTGGTCGTCATCGGCGGCGGGTACGCCGGCGTCATGGCGGCCAACCGCCTGACCCGGCGTGACGACGTGGCCGTGACGTTGGTCAACCCGCGCCGGACCTTCGTCGAGCGGATCCGGCTGCACCAGTTGGTGGGCGGCTCCGACGACGCGGTGGTCGACTTCCGGGAGGTCCTGGCCGACAGCGTCCGGCTGACGGTCGACCAGGTGACCCGGATCGACACCGCCGGGCGTCGCCTGACGTTGGCGTCGGGCGGCACGGTCGGCTACGACTACCTGATCTACGCGGTGGGCAGTGGCAGCGCCACACCGGAGGTACCCGGGGTGGCGGAGTACGCCCACCCGGTCACCAGCCTGGAGGAGGCGCAGCGGCTGCGGGAGGTCGTCGCCGCCGCACCCCCGACCACCCCGGTGGCGGTGGTCGGGGCCGGCCCGAGCGGCATCGAGACCGCCGCCGAGCTGGCCGAGGCCGGGCGGACGGTGACCCTGGTCTGCGGCGGGACGCTCGGCCCGTACCTGCACCCCCGGGCCCGACGCTCGGTCGCCCGGCGGCTGGCCGCGCTCGGGGTGACCGTCGTCGACGGTCCGGACACGACGGTGACCGCCGTGACGGCGGATGCGGTACACCTCCGGGACGGCCGCGAGGTGCCGGCCACGGTGACCGTCTGGACCGCCGGTTTCGGGGTGCCGGACCTGGCCGCGCGCAGCGGACTGAGCACCGACACCCTGGGGCGTCTCCGTACGGACGAGACGCTGACCAGCGTGGACGACGTCCGCGTCGTCGCGGCGGGAGACTCCGCCGCGCCGTCCGACCTGCCGTTCCGGATGAGCTGCCAGGCCGCGATGCAGATGGGTCCGCAGGCGGCCGAGACGGTGCTCAGCCGGATCGCGGGCGGGCAGCCGGCTCCGGTCGACGTGGGGTTCGCCGGCCAGTGCCTCAGCCTGGGGCGGCGCGCCGGGCTGATGCAGCTGGCCCGGCGGAACGACACGGTGACCGTGCTCCACCTCGGCGGCCGCACCGGCGCGCGGCTGAAGGAGTTCGTGGTCCGGAACATCGTCGCGCAACTGGCGTACGAGGCGCGCAGGCCCGGTAGGCGCAACCGGTGGATCCGGGACGGCAGGCGCCGGGCGGCGCTGCGGTCCCGGCAGGGTGCGGCCCCGGTGACCGTGGACCGGGTCGCCTGA
- a CDS encoding cold-shock protein, translating to MALVGKIIRFDDVRGYGFIASSSGGEDVFVHANDFGDRRHEVHPGMRVEYEVEEGERGLKAASVQILDTPTTRAERPAGERAHTRAVSGDDDGLCDVLSPREFKTEVTELLIERVPTLSGAQIATIRQALTERARTHGWVEA from the coding sequence GTGGCGCTGGTAGGTAAGATCATTCGCTTCGACGACGTGCGTGGTTACGGGTTCATCGCGTCGTCCAGCGGAGGCGAGGACGTGTTCGTCCACGCGAACGACTTCGGGGACCGTCGGCACGAGGTCCATCCGGGCATGCGGGTGGAGTACGAGGTCGAGGAGGGCGAGCGCGGTCTGAAGGCCGCCAGCGTGCAGATCCTCGACACGCCGACGACCCGGGCGGAGCGCCCGGCGGGGGAGCGGGCGCACACCCGGGCGGTGTCCGGCGACGACGACGGCCTCTGCGACGTGCTCTCCCCGCGCGAGTTCAAGACCGAGGTGACCGAGCTGCTGATCGAACGGGTGCCCACGCTCAGCGGAGCCCAGATCGCCACGATCCGGCAGGCGTTGACCGAGCGGGCCCGCACGCACGGCTGGGTGGAGGCCTGA
- a CDS encoding iron-containing redox enzyme family protein — MSFTPAPYTPFELSPDELTAAVLRYASNPLYLDNDDWENADNPYRRQLRPQVVPHLDFSRVLPREELLSYQGLATQRILTTIYEADLVFLPQAGLAEKWEDFRRFYNPTNRVLGEIIRPALERQVFGFLDDEVEVAGAWTRDSLVEFLRNIDNRDRQTPSLAEAAIEKSVDPQRAARMWLIQFAPDFLSEASPMIRNVLGNYGPVQSEWFKIIVDEYGYGVHSTKHSTLFENTLRSVGLETDLHHYWQYYLNSSLLMNNYFHYLGKNHELLFRYLGALYYTETTLVDFCERAAGLLTRVFGDSVDVRYFTEHVHIDTHHGRMALEKLILPLVDTYGETVIPEIVRGFEEFQVVADIADRDFAAQIEWMDDRPRYLALHDPVWEAIQSGRVTAPVAHLVEPRGELSNTHCHDGDELCHIVSGTMRFESGFDSTQILRAGEGTVIRRNRLHGANIESAECVYEIHSIGDHQACLS; from the coding sequence GTGTCGTTCACCCCTGCCCCGTACACCCCGTTCGAGCTGTCGCCGGACGAGCTGACGGCAGCCGTGCTGCGGTACGCGAGCAACCCGCTCTACCTCGACAACGACGACTGGGAGAACGCCGACAACCCGTACCGGCGGCAGTTGCGGCCCCAGGTCGTGCCGCACCTGGACTTCAGTCGCGTCCTGCCCCGGGAGGAGCTGCTGAGCTACCAGGGGCTCGCCACCCAGCGCATCCTGACCACCATCTACGAGGCCGACCTCGTGTTCCTGCCGCAGGCCGGCCTGGCGGAGAAGTGGGAGGACTTCCGACGGTTCTACAACCCGACCAACCGGGTGCTCGGCGAGATCATCCGTCCCGCGCTGGAGCGGCAGGTCTTCGGGTTCCTCGACGACGAGGTCGAGGTGGCCGGGGCCTGGACCCGGGACAGCCTGGTGGAGTTCCTCCGCAACATCGACAACCGGGACCGGCAGACGCCGTCGCTGGCCGAGGCCGCGATCGAGAAGTCGGTGGACCCGCAGCGGGCGGCACGCATGTGGTTGATCCAGTTCGCCCCGGACTTCCTGTCCGAGGCGTCACCCATGATCCGCAACGTGCTCGGCAACTACGGCCCCGTCCAGTCCGAATGGTTCAAGATCATAGTCGACGAGTACGGTTACGGCGTGCACTCGACCAAGCACAGCACGCTGTTCGAGAACACGCTGCGCTCCGTCGGGCTGGAGACGGACCTGCACCACTACTGGCAGTACTACCTCAACAGCAGCCTCCTGATGAACAACTACTTCCACTACCTGGGGAAGAACCACGAGCTGCTCTTCCGGTACCTGGGCGCGCTCTACTACACCGAGACGACCCTGGTGGACTTCTGCGAACGCGCCGCCGGCCTGTTGACCCGCGTCTTCGGTGACAGCGTCGACGTGCGGTACTTCACCGAGCACGTGCACATCGACACCCACCACGGCCGGATGGCGTTGGAGAAGCTCATCCTGCCACTGGTGGACACCTACGGGGAGACCGTGATCCCCGAGATCGTGCGCGGCTTCGAGGAGTTCCAGGTGGTCGCGGACATCGCCGACCGGGACTTCGCGGCCCAGATCGAGTGGATGGACGACCGCCCCCGCTACCTGGCGCTGCACGACCCGGTCTGGGAGGCCATCCAGAGCGGCAGGGTCACCGCACCGGTCGCCCACCTGGTCGAGCCGCGCGGCGAACTGTCCAACACCCACTGCCACGACGGCGACGAGCTGTGCCACATCGTCTCCGGCACGATGCGGTTCGAGAGCGGCTTCGACTCCACCCAGATCCTGCGGGCCGGGGAGGGCACCGTCATCCGCCGCAACCGGCTGCACGGTGCCAACATCGAGTCCGCCGAGTGCGTCTACGAGATCCACTCCATCGGGGACCACCAGGCATGCCTGTCCTGA
- a CDS encoding MBL fold metallo-hydrolase, translating to MTVQVSVITTSSLGDRSYLATDGRVAVVVDPQRDIDRVMYLAGAQGVRITHVVETHIHNDYVSGGLQLARLTGAAYLVSGHDQVGFDRTPVADGDTVTVSDLLRLRVVGTPGHTFHHLSYVLDRATGGDWTPVGVFTGGSLLFGTTGRTDLLGQQHAHTLARHQHDSARKLADLLPDGAEVWPTHGFGSFCSASQADAPASTIGRERQTNPVLRLAADRFVDEILAGLDAYPAYYAHMGVANTDGPAPVDLSPVTPADPAALRDRIAAGEWVVDLRDRTAYATSHLAGTVSLGLDGPMSTWLGWLIDWGVPITLLAETPEQVADAQRELTRIGIDRPAAQATGTPQRWAVDRSALRDLTVADFPALAAAQAGGTPAGLPEPQVVLDVRMTNEWTAGHIDGATHIPLPDLPKRLDQVPVGTVWVHCGSGYRASAAASLLANAGRDVVLIDDRFDRAGPAGVRMAATA from the coding sequence ATGACAGTGCAGGTATCGGTCATCACCACCTCGTCCCTGGGTGACCGCAGCTACCTGGCGACGGACGGCCGGGTGGCCGTGGTGGTGGACCCGCAGCGGGACATCGACCGCGTCATGTACCTCGCGGGCGCCCAGGGCGTACGGATCACCCACGTGGTGGAGACCCACATCCACAACGACTACGTCTCCGGCGGCCTGCAACTGGCCCGGCTCACCGGCGCCGCGTACCTGGTCTCCGGCCACGACCAGGTGGGATTCGACCGCACGCCGGTCGCCGACGGTGACACGGTGACCGTCTCCGACCTGCTGCGGCTGCGGGTGGTCGGCACCCCCGGCCACACCTTCCACCACCTGTCGTACGTCCTCGACCGGGCCACCGGCGGCGACTGGACCCCGGTCGGCGTGTTCACCGGCGGGTCGCTGCTGTTCGGCACCACCGGCCGGACCGACCTGCTCGGCCAGCAGCACGCCCACACCCTCGCCCGGCACCAGCACGACTCGGCCCGCAAGCTCGCCGACCTGCTTCCCGACGGCGCCGAGGTCTGGCCCACCCACGGCTTCGGCAGCTTCTGCTCCGCCAGTCAGGCCGACGCCCCCGCGTCGACCATCGGCCGCGAGCGGCAGACCAACCCGGTGCTCCGGCTGGCCGCCGACCGGTTCGTCGACGAGATCCTCGCCGGGCTGGACGCCTACCCCGCCTACTACGCCCACATGGGCGTCGCCAACACCGACGGCCCCGCCCCGGTCGACCTCAGCCCGGTGACGCCCGCCGACCCCGCCGCGCTGCGGGACCGGATCGCCGCCGGCGAGTGGGTGGTCGACCTGCGGGACCGCACGGCGTACGCCACCTCGCACCTCGCCGGCACGGTCAGCCTCGGCCTGGACGGCCCCATGTCCACCTGGCTCGGCTGGCTGATCGACTGGGGAGTCCCGATCACCCTGCTGGCCGAGACCCCGGAACAGGTGGCCGACGCCCAGCGGGAACTGACCCGCATCGGTATCGACCGGCCGGCCGCCCAGGCCACCGGTACCCCGCAGCGGTGGGCCGTCGACCGGTCCGCGCTACGGGACCTGACCGTCGCCGACTTCCCGGCCCTCGCCGCCGCGCAGGCCGGGGGCACCCCGGCCGGTCTGCCGGAGCCGCAGGTCGTCCTCGACGTCCGGATGACCAACGAGTGGACCGCCGGCCACATCGACGGCGCGACCCACATCCCCCTGCCCGACCTGCCGAAACGGCTGGACCAGGTGCCCGTCGGGACGGTCTGGGTGCACTGTGGCTCCGGTTACCGGGCCAGTGCCGCGGCGTCCCTGCTGGCCAACGCCGGACGCGACGTCGTCCTGATCGACGACCGGTTCGACCGGGCCGGACCGGCCGGTGTCCGGATGGCCGCCACCGCCTGA